The following coding sequences lie in one Candidatus Hydrogenedentota bacterium genomic window:
- a CDS encoding DUF262 domain-containing protein gives MLKLDDNLLPDEKPVVMTPEAEDDLLSGYIPEQDETPLRVAPPDRRLVTQPFDFVVRTIVNQVEDKSLIVRPPYQRGYVWDDGRASRLIESLLMNIPIPACYFAEEDAGVFTVIDGQQRLYSIWRFVRNHFGLRSLRTLTEYNGKEFKDLTERDQRLILGRTIRCIVITQESHPEIRFEVFERLNTGSVQLTDQEIRNAIYRGDFNDLIKSLAEQPRWLGVLNKAAPDKRMRDDELVVRFFAVHDDYVNYLAPLRTFLNLYTARKGARLTEAETRRLTLLFETTVDKVSAVFGDHAFRSFNSLAEDWERQINRALFDAVMLVFSRLPVESLVSKRDEIELSLKALFDDSRFLQSIGRSTADRASFFERIRLFSEAMERIGLRAGLFDSLQQA, from the coding sequence ATGCTCAAGCTCGATGACAACTTGCTCCCCGATGAGAAGCCCGTAGTCATGACCCCAGAAGCAGAGGATGATCTTCTAAGTGGTTACATTCCTGAGCAAGACGAAACACCACTACGGGTAGCTCCTCCAGATCGCCGACTCGTGACGCAGCCCTTTGACTTCGTGGTGCGAACCATTGTGAATCAGGTCGAGGACAAGAGCCTCATTGTCCGCCCCCCTTACCAACGCGGATATGTTTGGGACGATGGTCGGGCAAGCAGGCTGATTGAGTCTCTGCTGATGAATATTCCCATCCCTGCCTGCTACTTCGCTGAGGAGGATGCGGGCGTCTTCACTGTAATCGATGGTCAACAACGTCTGTATTCAATTTGGCGATTTGTCCGGAATCACTTCGGCCTTCGCAGTCTACGAACTCTTACTGAATACAACGGAAAGGAGTTCAAAGATCTCACTGAGCGGGATCAACGCCTGATTCTGGGGCGTACTATTCGCTGCATTGTCATCACCCAGGAGTCACATCCCGAAATTCGCTTCGAGGTTTTTGAGCGGCTGAACACTGGCTCAGTACAGCTAACAGACCAAGAAATACGGAATGCAATTTATCGAGGAGACTTCAATGATCTCATCAAGTCGCTCGCTGAACAACCACGATGGCTGGGGGTGTTGAACAAAGCCGCTCCCGACAAGCGAATGCGGGATGATGAGCTTGTAGTCCGCTTCTTCGCTGTTCATGACGACTACGTTAACTATCTTGCGCCGTTGCGTACTTTTCTCAACCTGTACACAGCCAGGAAGGGTGCCAGGCTAACTGAAGCGGAAACTCGACGCCTCACATTATTGTTTGAGACGACAGTGGACAAGGTATCTGCTGTCTTTGGAGATCATGCTTTTCGAAGTTTCAATTCATTGGCCGAAGATTGGGAGCGGCAAATAAATCGCGCTTTGTTTGACGCTGTCATGCTTGTATTTAGTCGTCTCCCTGTTGAATCGCTGGTTTCGAAGCGAGACGAAATCGAACTGTCGCTCAAAGCACTCTTCGATGACTCGCGCTTCCTGCAATCGATTGGACGTAGTACTGCTGACCGGGCGAGCTTTTTCGAGCGAATCCGACTCTTTAGCGAAGCCATGGAACGGATTGGTCTGCGAGCTGGCCTGTTTGACTCGTTGCAACAGGCGTGA